In Alicyclobacillus macrosporangiidus CPP55, a single window of DNA contains:
- the iolB gene encoding 5-deoxy-glucuronate isomerase, protein MLLVRANPQAAGLEPVVQVTPEQAGWTYIGFEVYRLRPGDTLDVDGSGREVCAIVLEGVCDVRAGDERFTEIGGRDSVFDPVPPEAVYCPPGHSLRVEARTRAEVAVASAPADRGASGPRCIRRADIPYEHRGAGQTERFIHHILDEHHPAEKLLLVEVVTPAGNWSSFPPHKHDEDVPGRETYLEETYYYRFDPPHGQALQRVYDKQGLDEVLAPGDRDLVLVPRGYHPVAAIPGFRAYYLNVMAGHQRAWKYQLDPDYAHVAPKDGNIMGRVERAPDRA, encoded by the coding sequence ATGTTGTTGGTGCGCGCGAATCCCCAGGCGGCGGGGTTGGAGCCGGTGGTCCAGGTCACACCTGAGCAGGCGGGTTGGACGTATATCGGATTTGAAGTCTATCGGCTGCGGCCAGGAGACACGCTGGACGTGGACGGCTCGGGCCGTGAGGTGTGCGCCATCGTCCTCGAGGGCGTGTGCGACGTGCGGGCCGGAGACGAGCGGTTCACGGAGATCGGCGGCCGGGACTCGGTATTCGATCCGGTGCCGCCCGAGGCGGTGTACTGCCCGCCGGGGCACAGCCTGCGCGTCGAAGCACGGACCCGGGCGGAGGTGGCGGTGGCGTCGGCGCCGGCGGATCGCGGCGCCAGTGGGCCGCGCTGCATCCGGCGCGCGGACATCCCGTATGAACACCGGGGGGCCGGGCAGACGGAGCGGTTCATCCACCACATCCTGGATGAGCACCACCCGGCGGAAAAGCTGCTGCTGGTGGAGGTGGTGACGCCGGCGGGCAACTGGTCGAGCTTTCCGCCGCACAAGCACGACGAGGACGTGCCCGGGCGGGAGACGTACCTGGAGGAGACGTACTACTACCGCTTCGATCCGCCGCACGGGCAGGCCCTTCAACGGGTGTACGACAAACAGGGGCTGGACGAGGTGCTGGCGCCGGGCGACCGAGACTTGGTGCTGGTGCCGCGGGGGTACCATCCGGTCGCGGCCATCCCAGGGTTTCGGGCGTACTACCTGAACGTGATGGCTGGCCACCAACGGGCGTGGAAGTACCAGCTGGACCCGGATTACGCGCACGTGGCGCCGAAGGACGGGAACATCATGGGGCGCGTCGAGAGAGCGCCGGACCGCGCATAA
- the lysA gene encoding diaminopimelate decarboxylase, which translates to MPLRGTMRIGPEGHLWIGGCDTVELVRRFGTPLFVYDEALMRQRIREFHAAFRETGVTYEIAYAAKAFCTLAMCELAAEEGLAVDAVSGGELLTALRAGVERQRIHLHGNNKTQAELELAVRSGIGYIIVDNFVELEMLDAVAAAADATVDVLLRVAPGVEAHTHEYISTGQQDSKFGFDWENGQAREAVRRVAACRHLRCIGLHSHIGSQIFDAGGFIKAIERVAELYAEGVALGLPLRVLNVGGGFGIRYTAEDDPEPIRRQIHTIVDAVRSAFAVHGLPLPEVAVEPGRSIVGEAGTTLYTVGTHKLIPGVRNYVSVDGGMTDNPRLALYGAKYEALLANRAGEAPTGVWAVAGKCCESGDMLIWEAPLPDPRPGDILAVFCTGAYNYSMASHYNRNPVPAVVFVRDGEAIVVVERETWEDLLRQDRPLRRG; encoded by the coding sequence GTGCCGCTTCGGGGCACGATGCGGATCGGGCCCGAGGGACACCTGTGGATCGGCGGGTGCGACACGGTGGAATTGGTGCGGCGATTCGGGACGCCGCTGTTTGTGTATGACGAGGCCTTGATGCGGCAGCGCATCCGCGAGTTTCACGCGGCGTTCCGGGAGACCGGTGTGACCTACGAGATCGCCTACGCCGCGAAGGCGTTCTGCACGCTGGCGATGTGCGAACTGGCGGCGGAGGAAGGACTGGCGGTGGATGCAGTCTCTGGCGGGGAACTGTTGACGGCGCTGCGCGCGGGCGTGGAGCGGCAGCGGATCCACCTGCACGGCAACAACAAGACGCAGGCGGAGTTGGAGCTGGCGGTGCGCAGCGGGATCGGATACATCATCGTAGACAACTTTGTCGAGTTGGAGATGCTGGACGCGGTGGCTGCGGCGGCCGATGCGACGGTGGATGTGCTGCTGCGCGTGGCCCCGGGGGTCGAGGCGCACACGCACGAGTACATCTCGACCGGCCAGCAGGACAGCAAGTTCGGATTCGACTGGGAGAACGGACAGGCAAGGGAGGCCGTGCGGCGGGTGGCGGCCTGCCGGCATCTGCGTTGTATCGGGTTGCATTCGCACATCGGATCGCAGATCTTTGACGCCGGCGGATTCATCAAGGCGATCGAACGGGTCGCAGAACTGTACGCCGAAGGGGTGGCGCTGGGTCTGCCGCTGCGCGTGCTGAACGTAGGCGGCGGGTTTGGCATCCGCTACACGGCCGAGGACGATCCGGAGCCCATTCGTCGGCAGATCCACACCATCGTGGACGCGGTGAGATCGGCGTTCGCGGTGCACGGTCTGCCGTTGCCGGAGGTGGCGGTGGAGCCGGGCCGCAGCATCGTCGGCGAGGCGGGGACAACGCTGTACACGGTCGGGACACACAAGCTGATCCCGGGGGTGCGCAACTATGTCTCCGTCGACGGAGGGATGACGGACAACCCGCGGCTCGCATTGTACGGGGCCAAGTACGAGGCGCTGCTGGCCAACCGGGCGGGGGAGGCGCCGACCGGGGTCTGGGCGGTCGCCGGCAAGTGCTGCGAGAGCGGGGACATGTTGATCTGGGAGGCGCCGCTGCCGGATCCGCGCCCGGGGGACATCCTCGCGGTGTTCTGCACGGGGGCGTACAACTACTCCATGGCCAGCCACTACAACCGCAACCCGGTCCCGGCGGTGGTGTTCGTCCGGGATGGGGAGGCGATCGTCGTGGTCGAGCGCGAGACGTGGGAGGACCTGCTGCGCCAGGATCGGCCGCTGCGCCGGGGCTGA
- the iolC gene encoding 5-dehydro-2-deoxygluconokinase: protein MAGPTVYTLGRLIVDLYANQIGVPLSQVSSFNKYLGGSAANTAVGLARLGASVGLISRVGPDEFGKFLRDRLQQEGVDTGMLATDPVYPTGLAFAALFPPNDSQVLFYRKPCADANLSLVDIDFERLREARMLVVACTALAVSPGREAALAALEANRNSGGVNVLDLDWRPMFWASPEEAHLYYRTAMRLADVVLANEPELEFAGGSSDPDEAAQSILKLGVREVVAKRGGAGVRYYGPEGFFQVPAVRVEVMNTLGAGDGFGAAYTYGLLEGWPVERRLQFAAAAGAIVVSRHSCSEAMPTRAEVESLLAAQRR, encoded by the coding sequence ATGGCCGGACCAACTGTTTACACGCTCGGCCGGTTGATTGTGGACCTGTACGCCAATCAGATCGGCGTGCCGCTCTCACAGGTGTCATCGTTCAACAAATACCTCGGTGGATCGGCCGCCAACACCGCGGTCGGTCTGGCACGGCTGGGGGCTTCCGTAGGGCTCATCAGCCGCGTGGGGCCGGACGAATTCGGCAAGTTCCTGCGCGATCGGCTGCAGCAGGAAGGGGTGGACACGGGGATGCTCGCGACGGACCCGGTGTATCCGACTGGACTGGCGTTCGCGGCCCTGTTTCCGCCCAACGATTCGCAGGTGCTGTTCTACCGCAAGCCGTGTGCGGACGCGAACCTGTCGCTTGTGGACATTGACTTCGAGCGGCTGCGGGAGGCGCGCATGCTGGTGGTGGCGTGCACGGCGCTGGCGGTGTCCCCGGGGCGCGAGGCCGCGCTCGCAGCGTTGGAGGCCAACCGCAACAGCGGTGGCGTGAACGTGCTGGACCTCGACTGGCGGCCGATGTTCTGGGCGAGCCCGGAGGAGGCGCACCTGTACTACCGGACGGCGATGCGTTTGGCGGACGTGGTGCTCGCCAACGAGCCGGAGCTGGAATTCGCGGGCGGCAGCTCGGACCCGGACGAGGCGGCCCAGTCGATTTTGAAATTGGGTGTCCGTGAGGTGGTCGCCAAACGCGGCGGAGCGGGTGTGCGCTACTACGGGCCGGAGGGTTTCTTCCAAGTACCGGCGGTGCGTGTCGAAGTGATGAACACACTTGGAGCGGGCGACGGCTTCGGCGCGGCGTACACATACGGGTTGCTCGAGGGGTGGCCGGTGGAGCGGCGGCTGCAGTTCGCAGCCGCGGCGGGCGCGATTGTGGTCAGCCGCCACTCCTGCTCGGAAGCGATGCCGACCCGGGCTGAGGTGGAATCCCTGCTGGCGGCACAACGCCGCTGA
- the iolD gene encoding 3D-(3,5/4)-trihydroxycyclohexane-1,2-dione acylhydrolase (decyclizing), which yields METVRLTTAQALIRFLDQQYVRFDGQEHKFVRGVMGIFGHGNVTGIGQALEDEDSQLVYIQGHNEQGMVHAATAYAKHKNRLQIFACTSSIGPGALNMVTAAATATVNRIPVLLLPGDIFACRQPDPVLQQIEDPSDYTVSANDAFRPVSRYWDRIVRPEQLMTAALNAMRVLTDPAETGAVTLCLPQDVQTEAYDYPVSFFHKRVWEIERRPPARSALERAAEWVMAKRRPLLIVGGGVHYSQATEEVRRFAEAFAIPVAETQAGKSALPWDHPLNVGAIGVTGSRAANLLAKEADLVIAVGTRLSDFTTSSKTAFANPDVSLLAINVARFDAVKMDAVPLVADAREALAALREALAARGYTSGYSQAEISRLKAEWDAEVDRLYAAERADGLAQTRVIGEVNRAIGDDAVIVAAAGGLPGDLHRLWRSRRPKTYHMEYGFSCMGYEVAGAFGVKLADPEREVYALVGDGSYLMLHSELVTSLQEGRKINIVLFDNAGYQCIHHLQRGHGSRGFGNEFRYRSPETGRLTGDYLPVDFAGMAEAVGAKAYRVRTIEELREALASAKKEPRSTLIDVKVLPGTGTAEYESWWRVGVAEVSTRPEVQQAYEAMRRRVQTARPY from the coding sequence ATGGAGACCGTACGCCTGACGACGGCGCAGGCTTTGATTCGCTTTCTGGACCAACAGTACGTGCGCTTCGACGGCCAGGAACACAAATTTGTGCGCGGCGTGATGGGCATCTTTGGCCACGGCAACGTGACCGGCATCGGCCAGGCGCTCGAGGACGAGGATAGCCAGCTGGTGTACATCCAAGGCCACAACGAACAGGGCATGGTGCACGCGGCCACCGCGTACGCCAAGCACAAAAACCGGTTGCAGATTTTCGCGTGCACCTCGTCCATCGGGCCGGGCGCCTTGAACATGGTGACAGCGGCCGCGACCGCCACTGTCAACCGCATCCCCGTGCTGCTTTTACCGGGGGACATCTTCGCCTGCCGGCAGCCAGACCCGGTGCTGCAGCAGATCGAGGATCCGAGCGACTACACGGTATCGGCCAACGACGCGTTCAGGCCGGTGAGCCGCTACTGGGACCGGATCGTGCGGCCCGAGCAATTGATGACCGCGGCGCTGAACGCGATGCGCGTCCTGACCGATCCTGCCGAGACGGGAGCGGTCACGCTGTGCCTGCCGCAGGACGTGCAGACGGAGGCGTACGACTACCCGGTGTCGTTTTTCCACAAGCGGGTATGGGAGATCGAACGCAGGCCGCCTGCCCGAAGTGCGCTGGAGCGGGCGGCCGAATGGGTGATGGCCAAGCGGCGGCCGCTGTTGATCGTCGGCGGTGGGGTGCACTACAGTCAGGCCACCGAGGAGGTGCGGCGGTTCGCGGAGGCGTTCGCGATCCCGGTCGCCGAAACGCAGGCCGGCAAGAGCGCCCTGCCATGGGATCATCCGCTGAACGTCGGGGCCATCGGGGTCACCGGCTCGCGGGCTGCCAATCTGCTGGCCAAGGAGGCCGACTTGGTGATCGCGGTCGGCACGCGGCTGAGCGACTTCACGACCTCGTCCAAGACCGCGTTCGCCAACCCGGATGTGAGCCTGCTCGCCATCAACGTGGCTCGCTTCGACGCGGTGAAGATGGACGCCGTGCCCCTGGTGGCGGACGCCCGCGAGGCGCTGGCTGCTCTCCGCGAGGCGTTGGCCGCCCGCGGTTACACGTCCGGATACAGCCAGGCGGAGATTTCCCGCCTGAAGGCGGAGTGGGACGCCGAGGTCGACCGCTTGTACGCCGCCGAGCGGGCAGACGGGTTGGCGCAGACGCGGGTCATTGGCGAGGTCAACCGGGCCATTGGCGACGATGCGGTCATCGTCGCGGCGGCCGGTGGTCTCCCAGGTGATCTGCATCGTCTGTGGCGCAGCCGCCGGCCGAAGACCTATCACATGGAGTATGGGTTCTCCTGCATGGGCTACGAGGTGGCGGGAGCGTTCGGTGTGAAGCTGGCGGATCCCGAACGAGAGGTGTACGCCCTGGTCGGGGACGGCAGTTATCTCATGCTCCATTCCGAGCTGGTGACCAGCCTGCAGGAGGGTCGCAAGATCAACATTGTGTTGTTCGACAATGCCGGCTATCAATGCATCCATCATTTACAGCGCGGGCACGGGTCGCGCGGCTTTGGCAACGAGTTTCGCTACCGGTCGCCGGAGACTGGACGCCTCACGGGGGACTACTTGCCGGTGGACTTCGCCGGTATGGCGGAGGCCGTCGGGGCGAAGGCGTACCGGGTGCGGACGATCGAGGAATTGCGTGAGGCCTTGGCGTCGGCGAAGAAGGAACCGAGATCGACGCTCATTGATGTGAAGGTCTTACCTGGGACGGGTACGGCGGAGTACGAGTCGTGGTGGCGCGTCGGGGTCGCGGAAGTGTCCACCCGGCCGGAGGTCCAACAGGCGTACGAAGCGATGCGCAGGCGCGTGCAGACCGCACGCCCGTACTAG
- a CDS encoding Cgl0159 family (beta/alpha)8-fold protein — MGPERWMHTWRVIRSVILEQRLEAPGRVAELARKRPRRQGWSRDRLVMVAMDHPGRRVLAAGGDPWAMANRAELLRRTAHVLMQPGVDGLLATPDIMEELLILNDWMVARGGPDFLAGKVLVGSMNRAGLAETVFELDDFVTAYTAEAIADSGLDAGKLLLRLDPNAPESARTLGYCAEAINDLARRGLPVFLEPLSIPQDTDGLVRLVGVATAIGHTSAGRWLKLPMAENFARVAEATTCPILLLGGGRPGSPEALLRRVEACLRTGDNVRGVMIGRGVLYPEDGSDPVDTALALAACVHGTAMQEGIPWPDQLFTRSAG, encoded by the coding sequence ATGGGACCGGAGCGGTGGATGCACACCTGGCGGGTGATTCGCTCGGTGATCCTGGAACAGCGCCTGGAGGCGCCGGGGCGCGTGGCGGAGCTCGCCCGCAAGCGGCCTCGGCGGCAAGGGTGGTCGCGTGACCGTCTTGTGATGGTGGCCATGGACCACCCCGGCCGGCGAGTCTTGGCGGCGGGCGGCGATCCGTGGGCGATGGCGAACCGGGCGGAACTGCTTCGGCGCACCGCGCACGTGCTGATGCAGCCCGGGGTGGATGGGCTTTTGGCGACCCCGGACATCATGGAGGAACTGCTCATTTTGAACGATTGGATGGTGGCGCGGGGAGGACCGGACTTTTTGGCTGGCAAGGTGTTGGTCGGCTCCATGAACCGCGCCGGACTGGCGGAGACCGTGTTCGAGCTGGACGACTTCGTCACCGCGTACACGGCGGAGGCGATTGCTGACAGCGGCCTCGACGCCGGCAAACTGTTGCTGCGGCTCGATCCGAATGCACCAGAGTCCGCGCGCACCCTGGGCTACTGCGCCGAGGCCATCAACGACCTGGCGCGACGGGGGCTGCCGGTCTTCCTGGAACCTCTGTCGATCCCCCAGGACACCGATGGCCTGGTGCGCCTGGTGGGCGTGGCGACGGCCATCGGCCACACGTCCGCGGGCAGATGGCTGAAACTTCCGATGGCCGAGAACTTTGCGCGCGTGGCGGAGGCCACCACGTGCCCGATTCTGCTGCTCGGCGGTGGCCGGCCGGGCAGCCCGGAGGCGTTGCTGCGCCGCGTCGAGGCCTGTTTGCGTACAGGGGACAACGTGCGCGGTGTGATGATCGGGCGCGGTGTGCTGTACCCGGAGGACGGGTCCGATCCGGTGGATACCGCACTGGCCCTCGCGGCGTGTGTACACGGAACCGCAATGCAGGAGGGGATTCCATGGCCGGACCAACTGTTTACACGCTCGGCCGGTTGA
- a CDS encoding CoA-acylating methylmalonate-semialdehyde dehydrogenase, which translates to MSNTTGVHTLKNYIGGRWVAAETDRFEMVPNPATGETLAQVPLSTRADLDRAVAAAKEAFKTWSKTPVPKRARILFRYQQLLVEHWDELARLITLENGKSFEEAYGEVQRGIECVEFAAGAPTLLMGTQLPDIATNMESGMWRYPVGIVGGITPFNFPMMVPCWMFPLAIVCGNTFVLKPSERTPLSANRLAELFTEAGLPEGVLNIVHGAHDAVNGILEHPDIRAVSFVGSQPVAEYVYKTAAANGKRVQALAGAKNHTIVMPDADLDEAVKGIIGAAFGSAGERCMACSVVVAVGDIADELVQRLVKAAGEIKIGNGLEEGVFLGPVIRAAHKERTVQYIETGINEGAILVRDGRKDVEGMREGYFLGPTIFDHVRPGMKIWKDEIFAPVLSIVRVKTLDEAIAVANQSEFANGACIYTDSAKAIRQFREEIDAGMLGINVGVPAPMAFFPFSGWKKSFYGDLHANGRDGVEFYTRRKMVTARYS; encoded by the coding sequence ATGAGCAACACCACGGGTGTGCACACGTTGAAAAACTACATTGGCGGGCGTTGGGTGGCGGCCGAGACGGACCGGTTCGAGATGGTGCCGAACCCGGCGACCGGCGAGACCTTGGCGCAGGTGCCGCTTTCGACGCGTGCGGATCTGGACCGCGCAGTGGCGGCGGCCAAGGAGGCGTTCAAGACCTGGAGCAAGACCCCGGTGCCCAAGCGGGCGCGCATCCTGTTTCGCTACCAGCAGTTGTTGGTGGAGCACTGGGATGAGCTCGCTCGTTTGATCACCCTGGAGAACGGCAAGAGCTTTGAGGAAGCGTACGGCGAGGTGCAGCGCGGGATCGAATGCGTGGAATTCGCAGCCGGAGCGCCGACCCTGCTGATGGGCACGCAGCTGCCGGACATCGCGACGAACATGGAATCCGGGATGTGGCGGTATCCGGTGGGCATCGTCGGGGGCATCACGCCGTTCAACTTCCCAATGATGGTGCCCTGCTGGATGTTCCCGCTGGCCATCGTCTGTGGCAACACGTTCGTGCTCAAACCGTCGGAGCGGACGCCGCTGTCGGCCAACCGGCTGGCGGAGCTGTTCACGGAGGCGGGGCTGCCGGAAGGCGTGCTCAACATCGTTCACGGGGCACACGACGCGGTCAACGGGATCCTGGAGCACCCTGACATCCGGGCGGTGTCGTTCGTGGGGTCGCAGCCGGTGGCGGAGTATGTGTACAAGACGGCGGCGGCCAACGGCAAGCGTGTGCAGGCATTGGCAGGAGCGAAGAACCACACCATCGTCATGCCGGATGCCGACCTCGACGAGGCCGTCAAGGGGATCATCGGGGCGGCGTTCGGATCGGCGGGCGAGCGCTGCATGGCCTGCTCTGTCGTGGTCGCCGTCGGGGACATCGCCGACGAGTTGGTGCAGCGGCTGGTGAAGGCGGCCGGTGAGATCAAGATCGGCAATGGCCTGGAAGAAGGCGTTTTCCTGGGGCCGGTCATCCGGGCCGCGCACAAGGAGCGGACGGTGCAGTACATCGAGACGGGCATCAACGAGGGGGCCATCCTGGTCCGCGACGGGCGCAAGGACGTCGAGGGCATGCGGGAAGGCTACTTCCTCGGTCCGACCATCTTCGATCACGTTCGGCCGGGCATGAAGATCTGGAAGGACGAGATCTTCGCGCCGGTGCTGTCCATTGTCCGGGTGAAGACCTTGGACGAGGCGATCGCGGTGGCGAACCAGTCGGAATTCGCCAACGGCGCCTGTATCTACACCGACAGCGCCAAGGCCATCCGCCAGTTCCGCGAGGAGATCGACGCCGGCATGCTTGGCATCAACGTCGGCGTCCCCGCGCCGATGGCGTTCTTCCCCTTCTCCGGGTGGAAGAAGTCGTTCTACGGCGACCTGCACGCCAACGGGCGCGACGGCGTGGAATTCTACACCCGGCGCAAGATGGTGACGGCGCGGTATTCGTGA
- a CDS encoding LacI family DNA-binding transcriptional regulator produces the protein MKPTIYDIARLSQVSIATVSKVLNGTGRISEETRQRVMQAVEALGYERSTIATALAGKNTYTIGFLVPDVSNPFFSEILRGAEDAAFARGYSVLVCNTDHDPERERVYLRTLRQKQMDGLVIATGSTAAETVAELVAEGVRVVLLSREIEGVSVGAVTIDNVLGGELAARHLVQLGHRRVGVIPEPLHLASSRDRLHGFERALRAAGAECSVAPAGGFGISAGARMAKQVLADPSITAVFALNDQLAVGALEALRELGKHVPGDVSVIGFDDTILARIVYPSLTTVAQPMQTLGQRTLELLIDAIESGDQPTERVVIPPTLVVRASTAPPAGRV, from the coding sequence GGCGCATCAGCGAGGAGACGCGGCAGCGGGTCATGCAGGCGGTAGAGGCACTCGGGTACGAGCGCAGCACCATCGCCACCGCCTTGGCTGGCAAGAACACGTACACCATCGGGTTTCTCGTCCCAGATGTGAGCAACCCGTTTTTCTCAGAGATCCTGCGCGGTGCCGAGGACGCGGCGTTTGCCCGCGGTTACAGTGTGTTGGTCTGCAACACCGACCACGACCCCGAACGCGAGCGCGTCTACCTGCGCACCCTGCGGCAGAAGCAGATGGACGGCCTGGTGATTGCCACCGGGTCGACCGCAGCCGAGACCGTGGCCGAACTGGTGGCGGAAGGTGTGCGGGTGGTGCTGTTGTCGCGCGAGATCGAGGGCGTCAGCGTGGGCGCGGTGACCATCGACAACGTTTTGGGCGGAGAATTGGCGGCCAGGCACCTGGTGCAACTCGGGCACCGCCGCGTTGGCGTGATCCCGGAACCGCTCCATCTCGCTTCGAGCCGCGACCGGCTGCACGGATTCGAACGGGCGCTGCGGGCGGCAGGGGCGGAGTGTTCGGTGGCCCCAGCAGGGGGATTCGGGATCTCGGCCGGCGCGCGCATGGCCAAACAGGTGCTCGCCGACCCGTCCATCACGGCGGTCTTCGCGCTCAACGACCAGCTCGCCGTGGGCGCCCTCGAGGCGTTGCGCGAACTGGGCAAACACGTGCCCGGCGACGTCTCGGTGATTGGGTTCGACGACACCATCTTGGCGAGGATCGTGTATCCGTCGCTGACTACGGTCGCACAGCCGATGCAGACACTCGGCCAGCGCACGCTCGAACTGTTGATTGATGCCATCGAGTCGGGCGACCAGCCGACAGAACGGGTGGTCATTCCCCCCACCCTGGTGGTGCGGGCGTCCACCGCACCGCCCGCTGGACGCGTGTGA